The proteins below are encoded in one region of Desulfonatronum thioautotrophicum:
- a CDS encoding PDDEXK nuclease domain-containing protein, with the protein MGYRRRKQNPAITGFSPRNFKYMRAFADTWPEAEFVQEVLAQLPWYHHLALLDKLKTPNERRWYAQHAINHNWSRNVLMMQIETSLLVRQGKAQTNFDQRLPKPQSDLARESLKDPYRFDFLGLTDEAQERAIESTLVQHVTQFLLELGAGFAFVGRQVLIDVGAMTTSFFSNRNIKHLSEA; encoded by the coding sequence ATGGGTTATCGCCGGAGAAAACAGAACCCGGCGATAACGGGCTTTTCTCCGCGTAATTTCAAGTATATGCGCGCCTTTGCCGATACATGGCCCGAGGCTGAATTTGTGCAGGAGGTGCTTGCACAATTGCCTTGGTATCATCACCTCGCCCTGCTCGATAAGCTGAAAACCCCGAATGAACGTCGCTGGTACGCGCAACATGCGATCAATCACAACTGGTCGCGCAATGTGCTGATGATGCAGATCGAGACCAGCCTTCTGGTACGCCAGGGCAAGGCGCAGACCAACTTCGACCAGCGCCTGCCCAAACCGCAATCCGATCTGGCCCGAGAGTCGTTGAAAGACCCGTATCGATTCGACTTTCTCGGACTGACCGACGAGGCCCAGGAGCGGGCCATTGAATCGACTTTGGTGCAACATGTCACGCAATTTCTGCTGGAATTGGGTGCGGGTTTCGCCTTTGTCGGCCGTCAGGTGTTGATTGATGTCGGCGCGATGACGACGTCTTTTTTCTCTAACAGGAATATTAAGCACCTCTCAGAGGCTTAA
- a CDS encoding endonuclease NucS domain-containing protein, with translation MTERDFENILERYPELIEPGLSLQGRQLPINGKFIDLLYMDRHGQKLIVELKIGAILRNHIGQLLDYEGEILAPDDPTVRVMIIGNRVPTNLRRSLEHHGFEWKELSISELYRFLIDQNDTDFLLYFADEEIQHTSCATQIKNEFKNIVKPTSTIMERVLTVMSTRSFGETFSRKQIIDMVQGAYPEINRTSVIPSDYCYNIINKGIKFQFHIFEYIDKNKYKFLGADFDYDGPIYWKGKKVGEWREGENKPRLSEIFNI, from the coding sequence ATGACCGAACGTGACTTTGAAAACATTTTGGAGAGATATCCGGAATTGATCGAACCTGGGCTGTCGCTTCAAGGACGTCAACTTCCAATAAATGGTAAATTCATTGACCTGTTGTACATGGATCGACACGGGCAGAAACTCATCGTAGAATTGAAAATTGGAGCTATTCTCAGAAATCATATCGGCCAACTCTTGGACTATGAAGGAGAAATTCTTGCACCTGACGATCCAACGGTGAGAGTCATGATCATAGGCAACCGCGTCCCTACGAATTTGAGACGTTCGTTGGAGCACCACGGATTTGAATGGAAGGAGTTATCCATATCTGAGCTTTACAGATTTCTAATAGATCAAAATGATACCGATTTTCTCCTCTATTTTGCCGATGAAGAAATCCAGCATACATCTTGTGCAACACAAATAAAAAATGAATTTAAAAATATAGTTAAGCCAACAAGCACAATAATGGAAAGAGTATTGACCGTCATGAGTACCAGGTCTTTTGGGGAAACTTTCTCCCGTAAACAGATCATTGACATGGTCCAGGGAGCATATCCTGAGATAAACAGGACGAGCGTTATACCTTCAGACTACTGCTACAACATAATCAACAAAGGAATAAAATTTCAATTTCATATTTTTGAATACATTGATAAAAATAAGTATAAATTTTTAGGTGCTGATTTCGACTACGATGGCCCAATTTATTGGAAAGGAAAGAAGGTAGGCGAATGGAGAGAAGGTGAAAATAAACCACGTTTGTCAGAAATTTTCAATATATAA